Proteins from one Sabethes cyaneus chromosome 2, idSabCyanKW18_F2, whole genome shotgun sequence genomic window:
- the LOC128737296 gene encoding cytosolic Fe-S cluster assembly factor NUBP2 homolog, with protein sequence MLDKVKHIILVLSGKGGVGKSTVSTQLALTLSESGYKVGLLDIDLCGPSIPFLLGLEDHDVHQCEEGWVPVYTSAEQKLAVMSIGFLLKNRTEAVIWRGPKKTAMIKQFLEDVAWDELDYLIIDTPPGTSDEHITVMENLKGVNADGAIIVTTPQEMALEDVRKEVTFCKKTGIPIIGIVENMSGFVCPNCAECTNIFSSGGGLALAELAKVPHLGTLPIDPRVGGLGGTGKACVNELPDCTTSHVLRDIVKVLTEEKQ encoded by the exons ATGCTGGACAAAGTGAAACATATAATCCTTGTTCTCTCCGGAAAAGGCGGTGTCGGAAAGTCTACAGTGAGTACGCAGCTCGCGTTAACCTTATCGGAATCCGGTTATAAG GTTGGCTTATTAGACATTGACCTGTGCGGTCCCAGCATTCCATTCTTACTAGGACTAGAAGATCACGATGTTCACCAATGCGAAGAAGGATGGGTACCGGTTTATACCAGTGCCGAACAGAAACTGGCCGTAATGTCGATTGGGTTTCTGCTGAAGAACCGAACCGAAGCCGTTATTTGGCGAGGACCCAAGAAGACTGCAATGATCAAACAGTTTTTAGAGGACGTCGCTTGGGATGAGTTAGATTATCTCATTATTGATACTCCTCCGGGCACTTCGGACGAACACATCACGGTCATGGAAAACTTAAAGGGAGTAAACGCAGATGGTGCAATTATTGTGACAACGCCTCAGGAAATGGCGCTAGAAGACGTCCGGAAAGAGGTAACTTTCTGTAAGAAAACTGGGATACCGATTATTGGGATTGTGGAGAATATGAGCGGGTTTGTGTGTCCCAATTGTGCCGAGTGTACAAATATATTCTCTTCGGGAGGTGGATTAGCGCTAGCAGAACTGGCAAAAGTGCCTCACCTGGGGACACTGCCGATTGATCCACGCGTTGGTGGATTAGGTGGTACGGGAAAGGCATGCGTAAATGAATTACCAGATTGTACCACGTCACACGTGCTGAGAGACATTGTTAAGGTTTTAACAGAAGAAAAGCAATAA